Proteins from a single region of Streptomyces spinoverrucosus:
- a CDS encoding ATP-binding protein yields MPTVSPPWAYTLQLPHDPRAPRIARATLRTVLAAHDLADLTPTAELLAAELLANAHLHTAGPYALRIRSAEPGRLRIAVWDTDPRVPPGFPAEPAVPPDDAENGRGLRLVQACADAWGVSVLGEPGTAQAGKLLWAECPPLH; encoded by the coding sequence ATGCCCACCGTATCCCCGCCCTGGGCCTACACCCTCCAACTGCCGCACGATCCACGCGCCCCGCGCATCGCCCGCGCGACCCTCCGCACCGTCCTCGCCGCTCACGATCTCGCCGACCTCACCCCGACGGCCGAGCTCCTGGCCGCCGAACTCCTCGCCAACGCACACCTCCACACTGCCGGGCCCTACGCCCTGCGCATCCGGTCGGCGGAACCCGGTCGCCTCCGGATCGCCGTGTGGGACACGGACCCGAGGGTTCCGCCTGGCTTCCCTGCCGAACCCGCCGTACCGCCGGACGATGCCGAGAACGGCCGAGGTCTGCGTCTCGTGCAGGCCTGTGCCGACGCCTGGGGTGTGTCCGTGCTGGGCGAGCCCGGGACGGCGCAGGCCGGAAAGCTGCTCTGGGCCGAGTGTCCGCCTCTACACTGA
- a CDS encoding DUF6507 family protein, giving the protein MTGWDISPSGVESILSLVGLAAEDMSKGLKGYGESAADAASFAGTISGPYCGDAPVGPVGLAVANFVSDNERSIRFMAARTKKTMDGTVKATTEYIEGDLAMAAEAQRQAAKVPTPAELRAVGEKADGKAGE; this is encoded by the coding sequence GTGACGGGGTGGGACATCTCCCCCAGTGGCGTGGAGTCGATTCTGTCGCTGGTGGGCCTCGCGGCCGAAGACATGAGCAAGGGCCTCAAGGGCTACGGCGAGAGCGCGGCGGACGCCGCGAGTTTCGCGGGCACGATCAGTGGGCCGTACTGCGGTGACGCGCCCGTAGGGCCGGTGGGCCTTGCAGTGGCGAACTTCGTCTCGGACAACGAGCGCAGCATCAGGTTCATGGCCGCGCGCACCAAGAAGACGATGGACGGCACGGTCAAGGCCACCACCGAGTACATCGAGGGAGACCTGGCCATGGCCGCCGAGGCCCAGCGACAGGCGGCCAAGGTGCCCACGCCGGCCGAACTCCGGGCCGTCGGGGAGAAGGCCGACGGCAAGGCCGGGGAGTAG
- a CDS encoding helix-turn-helix domain-containing protein yields the protein MKSTPTGRQARLGGELRKMRERAGLSSTEAAQLLGIKQHQVSNMEAGRLGVSADRVRMLACHYECPDRVLVEALTRMTRDRRRGWWEDYRELLPSPLLDMAELEHHAQSLRDATTARIPGLLQTREYALEIFRQGVTELSPPDIEHRLSFRIKRQAILFRDGDPTPYEAIIHEAALRMKVGGSTVARQQLQHLLDMSDRQHITLRAISFDVGAYPGSGQSIHYARGPVAQLDTVYLDQSHGLAFLDAEAQLHKYRTLFDRIDTVALDPAKTRDLIHNVMREL from the coding sequence GTGAAAAGCACCCCCACAGGGCGCCAGGCCCGGCTGGGCGGCGAGTTGCGCAAGATGCGCGAGCGCGCAGGGCTGTCGTCGACGGAGGCGGCACAACTGCTCGGCATCAAGCAGCACCAGGTCAGCAACATGGAAGCCGGCCGCCTGGGCGTCAGTGCCGACCGCGTGCGCATGCTCGCCTGTCACTACGAGTGCCCGGACAGGGTCCTTGTCGAAGCGCTCACCCGCATGACACGCGATCGCAGGCGCGGCTGGTGGGAGGACTACCGTGAGCTACTCCCCAGCCCTCTGCTGGACATGGCCGAACTGGAGCACCACGCCCAGTCGTTGCGCGACGCCACCACAGCCCGCATCCCGGGCCTGCTCCAGACGCGCGAGTACGCACTCGAAATCTTCCGTCAGGGAGTCACCGAACTGTCGCCGCCCGACATCGAGCACCGCCTGTCATTCCGCATCAAGCGGCAGGCGATCCTCTTCCGTGACGGCGACCCGACCCCGTACGAGGCGATCATCCATGAGGCCGCCCTGCGCATGAAAGTCGGCGGCTCGACGGTTGCCCGGCAGCAGTTGCAGCACCTGCTCGACATGAGCGACCGACAGCACATCACCCTGCGGGCCATCAGCTTCGACGTCGGGGCCTACCCGGGATCCGGACAGTCGATCCACTACGCGCGCGGCCCCGTAGCCCAACTGGACACCGTCTACCTCGACCAGTCCCACGGACTCGCGTTCCTCGACGCCGAGGCCCAGCTGCACAAGTACCGAACCCTGTTCGACCGAATCGACACAGTCGCGCTCGACCCCGCGAAGACCCGGGACCTCATCCACAACGTGATGCGAGAGCTGTGA
- a CDS encoding oxidoreductase translates to MATKSNASKWNVGRLPDLTGRTAVVTGANSGIGLAAADALAGAGAHVVFAVRDPQRGRTAAATVRGSTEVRRLDLADLASVREFAQEWGDRPLDLLINNAGVMMLPEQRTKDGFEMQFGTNHLGHFALTNLLLPYVTDRVVTVSSGAHRFGAGVINFDDLNLTRGYTPVRAYAQSKLANLLFTLELQRRLTGAGSPVRALAAHPGYAATNLQSHAASPVSRAVMRLGNKFFAQDDRAGALPTLYAAVMDLPGASFVGPDGLGEMRGAPTLVGRSAAAGDPAAARRLWSVSEELTGVTFPLMDAARA, encoded by the coding sequence ATGGCTACCAAGAGCAACGCGAGTAAGTGGAACGTCGGCCGTCTGCCCGACCTCACCGGCCGGACGGCGGTCGTCACGGGCGCCAACAGCGGTATCGGCCTGGCGGCCGCGGACGCGCTGGCGGGTGCGGGGGCGCATGTCGTCTTCGCGGTACGGGATCCGCAGCGAGGGCGGACAGCGGCGGCGACCGTGCGCGGCAGTACGGAGGTGCGGCGGCTCGACCTCGCGGACCTGGCGTCGGTGCGGGAGTTCGCGCAGGAGTGGGGCGACCGTCCGCTGGACCTGCTGATCAACAACGCGGGCGTGATGATGCTGCCCGAGCAGCGGACCAAGGACGGCTTCGAGATGCAGTTCGGCACGAACCATCTCGGTCACTTCGCGCTGACGAACCTGCTGCTGCCGTACGTCACCGACCGCGTCGTCACCGTGTCGTCGGGCGCCCATCGCTTCGGCGCCGGTGTCATCAACTTCGACGACCTGAACCTGACGAGGGGTTACACCCCGGTTCGCGCCTACGCCCAGTCCAAGCTGGCGAACCTGCTGTTCACCCTGGAACTCCAGCGCCGGCTGACGGGGGCCGGCTCACCGGTCCGCGCCCTCGCCGCCCACCCCGGCTACGCGGCCACCAACCTCCAGAGCCACGCGGCGAGCCCCGTGTCCCGCGCTGTCATGCGGCTCGGCAACAAGTTCTTCGCCCAGGACGACAGGGCAGGCGCCCTGCCGACCCTGTACGCGGCGGTCATGGACCTGCCGGGCGCGAGCTTCGTCGGCCCGGACGGCCTCGGCGAGATGCGCGGCGCCCCCACGCTGGTGGGCCGCTCGGCAGCGGCCGGCGATCCGGCGGCGGCGCGTCGGCTGTGGTCGGTGTCGGAGGAGCTGACGGGGGTGACGTTTCCGCTGATGGATGCGGCGCGGGCGTGA
- a CDS encoding DUF6177 family protein encodes MTQDVIALTPEMPDIKTLLAALHAGGPDLRVSQAGGGAVAQLCTDDGQPLVSVEAPRYLQVPGEVERLLGPSARTDAPVWWTEARATTRVEEARRLAGSIAGRLATVLGGTTWPREAAHTDVVTVPTHGDAAATPADVDVLTDRAAVVLQDRPLVAATTWLTDVVRSTLQSGHELHIVTPPGTRLTLPARSVLERIPARWVVRDPDCGYYDGLSGAVLHWHEGHFAPAGDIAPGIAHAFQRPPAPSGERQLHLSLRTIHPADERLLLGGALEHTWQTLTGAPPAGWASAEPVNVPWSPRQLTELARTRARQSMPTWLVVIGAPDRPAIATLRIVRTRLGVEEHISMALGYTVGETVPADRLPEAAETLTTDHNVATMVTELRTAQADLTVPAHHEPPPIPLTLTLGPDALADLGTDHARNALPGAAPLQLGPATRPALHYSLGTGTDPTAWERLRQIDERLRGRSAKG; translated from the coding sequence ATGACCCAAGACGTCATCGCCCTCACCCCAGAGATGCCGGACATCAAGACCCTGCTGGCCGCACTCCACGCCGGCGGCCCCGACCTGCGCGTCAGCCAGGCCGGCGGCGGGGCCGTCGCGCAGTTGTGCACGGACGACGGACAGCCCCTGGTGTCGGTCGAGGCACCCCGCTACCTCCAGGTGCCCGGTGAGGTCGAGCGGTTGCTCGGGCCGAGTGCCCGGACGGACGCGCCGGTGTGGTGGACCGAGGCGAGGGCGACCACACGGGTCGAGGAGGCCAGACGGCTGGCCGGGTCCATAGCCGGGCGGCTGGCCACCGTACTCGGCGGCACGACGTGGCCACGCGAGGCCGCCCACACCGATGTCGTGACTGTCCCCACCCACGGTGACGCGGCCGCCACGCCAGCCGATGTCGACGTGCTCACCGACAGGGCCGCCGTCGTCCTCCAGGACCGCCCGCTCGTGGCAGCCACGACCTGGCTGACCGACGTGGTGCGCAGCACCCTCCAGTCCGGGCACGAGTTGCACATCGTCACCCCACCCGGAACCCGGCTCACCCTGCCCGCACGTTCCGTACTGGAGCGCATCCCCGCACGCTGGGTCGTACGCGACCCCGATTGCGGCTACTACGACGGACTCTCCGGAGCCGTACTGCACTGGCACGAAGGACACTTCGCCCCCGCCGGTGACATCGCACCCGGGATCGCGCACGCCTTCCAGCGACCGCCCGCTCCCAGCGGCGAACGGCAGCTCCACCTGTCCCTCCGCACCATCCACCCCGCCGATGAGCGCCTGCTCCTCGGCGGCGCACTTGAACACACCTGGCAGACCCTCACCGGAGCGCCGCCCGCAGGTTGGGCCAGTGCCGAACCCGTCAACGTCCCTTGGTCACCAAGGCAGCTGACCGAACTCGCCCGCACCCGCGCCCGCCAGTCCATGCCCACCTGGCTGGTCGTCATAGGCGCCCCCGACCGCCCGGCGATCGCCACCCTGCGCATCGTCCGCACGCGCCTCGGCGTCGAGGAGCACATCTCCATGGCCCTCGGCTACACCGTCGGCGAAACGGTCCCGGCGGACCGCCTGCCCGAGGCCGCCGAGACACTCACGACCGACCACAACGTGGCCACGATGGTCACCGAACTACGCACCGCCCAGGCCGACCTGACGGTGCCGGCCCACCACGAGCCACCGCCGATCCCGCTCACCCTCACCCTCGGCCCCGACGCCCTGGCGGACCTCGGCACGGACCACGCCCGCAACGCCCTACCCGGAGCCGCGCCCCTCCAGCTCGGCCCGGCCACCCGGCCCGCCCTCCACTACTCACTCGGCACGGGCACCGATCCCACCGCGTGGGAGCGCCTGCGACAGATCGACGAGCGGCTGAGAGGCAGGAGCGCGAAAGGGTGA
- a CDS encoding phosphatase PAP2 family protein encodes MAGLAQSGSNPDVELLYDINGLAKDAPRWFDRGMEFVGEFGLLLAMVLLVVWCWWTVRRRDGMSGEEAAGSVAALVWAPLAAGVAVLVNVPIRGFVERPRPFLQHEGLEVLVSGKTDFSFVSDHATIAMALGVGLFVAHRTFGLVGIGLALVEGFCRVYMGVHYPTDVVGGFALGTAVALLLSPPAMALLTPVTKAVERSPRVGWLIRRRSLVEGREALIPGARKEATGAAEERDLAA; translated from the coding sequence ATGGCTGGACTCGCGCAATCCGGGTCGAACCCTGACGTCGAGCTGCTCTACGACATCAATGGCCTGGCCAAGGACGCGCCGCGGTGGTTCGACCGGGGCATGGAGTTCGTCGGGGAGTTCGGACTGCTGCTCGCCATGGTCCTGCTGGTGGTGTGGTGCTGGTGGACCGTGCGGCGGCGCGACGGCATGTCCGGCGAGGAGGCGGCGGGGTCGGTCGCCGCGCTGGTGTGGGCGCCGCTGGCCGCGGGCGTCGCGGTGCTGGTGAACGTGCCGATACGAGGGTTCGTGGAGCGGCCCCGGCCGTTTCTTCAGCATGAGGGGCTGGAGGTCCTGGTCTCCGGGAAGACCGACTTCTCGTTCGTGAGCGATCACGCGACCATCGCGATGGCGCTCGGAGTGGGGTTGTTCGTCGCCCATCGGACCTTCGGGCTCGTGGGGATCGGGCTGGCGCTGGTCGAGGGGTTCTGCCGGGTGTACATGGGTGTGCACTACCCGACGGACGTCGTCGGCGGGTTCGCGCTGGGTACGGCTGTCGCGTTGCTGCTGTCGCCGCCCGCCATGGCCCTGCTGACTCCGGTGACGAAGGCCGTGGAGCGGTCGCCCCGGGTGGGGTGGCTGATTCGGCGGCGGTCGTTGGTCGAGGGGCGGGAAGCTCTGATTCCGGGGGCGCGGAAGGAAGCCACGGGGGCGGCCGAGGAGCGGGACCTCGCGGCCTGA
- a CDS encoding C40 family peptidase, producing MTVRKAWVVAVAAAGAGVSFVMLLVVGVYVVAGDLVNGVSGAGKKLAKGAVPAAYQTLVQKWGNLCPAINPALLAAQLYQESGFNPNAQSPAQAQGIAQFIPGTWATHGVDGDGDGDRDVWDPNDAIPSAASYDCTLAKYVKDVPGDPTKNMLAAYNAGAYAVIKYGGVPPYKETQNYVQVITSLQESFAAPVGRVDPSEQAAAAIHYAQKKLGTPYLWGGNGTAEQGGRFDCSGLTKAAYESVGITLPRVANDQYNAGPHPDRGELLPGDLVFFSDDLTNSRAIRHVGIYVGGGYMINAPRPGAVIRFDPIDTPDYFGATRVTEDGAKALPSAV from the coding sequence TTGACGGTGCGTAAGGCGTGGGTCGTGGCGGTTGCCGCAGCGGGCGCCGGGGTTTCGTTCGTGATGTTGCTGGTCGTCGGCGTGTACGTCGTGGCCGGGGACCTCGTCAACGGGGTCAGTGGCGCCGGTAAGAAGCTCGCCAAGGGGGCCGTGCCCGCCGCCTATCAGACGTTGGTGCAGAAGTGGGGCAATCTGTGCCCCGCCATCAATCCCGCGCTGCTCGCCGCGCAGTTGTACCAGGAGAGCGGCTTCAATCCGAACGCGCAGAGTCCGGCGCAGGCGCAGGGCATAGCGCAGTTCATCCCGGGGACCTGGGCCACGCACGGCGTCGACGGGGACGGGGACGGGGACCGGGACGTGTGGGACCCCAATGACGCGATTCCGTCGGCCGCTTCGTACGACTGCACGCTCGCGAAGTACGTCAAGGACGTGCCGGGGGACCCGACGAAGAACATGCTCGCCGCGTACAACGCGGGGGCGTACGCCGTCATCAAGTACGGGGGCGTCCCGCCGTACAAGGAGACCCAGAACTACGTCCAGGTCATCACGTCGCTGCAGGAGAGCTTTGCCGCGCCCGTCGGGCGGGTCGATCCCTCCGAGCAGGCCGCCGCCGCCATTCACTACGCGCAGAAGAAGCTCGGTACGCCCTATCTGTGGGGCGGCAACGGAACGGCCGAGCAGGGCGGGCGGTTCGACTGCTCGGGGCTGACCAAGGCGGCGTACGAGAGTGTGGGGATCACCCTGCCCCGGGTCGCCAACGATCAGTACAACGCCGGGCCGCATCCGGACCGGGGAGAGCTGCTCCCCGGCGACCTGGTGTTCTTTTCGGACGACCTCACCAACTCCCGGGCCATCCGGCATGTGGGGATTTATGTCGGCGGCGGGTACATGATCAACGCGCCCCGGCCGGGTGCCGTGATCCGGTTCGACCCGATTGACACCCCCGACTACTTCGGTGCCACCCGCGTCACCGAGGATGGCGCGAAAGCGCTCCCCTCGGCGGTCTGA
- a CDS encoding toxin-antitoxin system HicB family antitoxin, whose product MTAKITVSLSDETASYVRAHAPEGNVSAYIDRLIRRQITLDAAQQLAAAGYRPDLDGEGDAW is encoded by the coding sequence ATGACCGCGAAGATCACAGTGTCGCTCTCCGATGAAACAGCCAGCTACGTCCGCGCCCACGCCCCTGAAGGCAATGTGTCCGCGTACATAGACCGACTCATTCGTCGGCAGATCACGCTGGACGCGGCACAGCAGCTGGCCGCCGCCGGCTACCGACCGGACCTGGACGGGGAAGGCGACGCGTGGTGA
- a CDS encoding FAD-binding oxidoreductase → MERRTFIGGGAAAVVGIASAVACSGGSGTATATPTTGRATPTAGRGTSATGSGIRTTAAAAAANWSALARDLDGPLIRPGDASWPTAHRLYNTRFDALKPAAVAYVAHQDDIGTTLAYARAHDIRVAIRNGGHSYAGWSSGNGRLIIDVSKLNRVRASGDTAVVGAGAKLIDVYRALAAKGVTIPAGSCPTVGVSGLVLGGGHGVVSRAYGLTCDSLTRATLVTANGKRITADATTHKDLFWALRGAGNGNFGVVTELHFRTHPAPQAVSAYLTWPWSRAAAVVKAWQEWGPDQPDEIWSSLHLASAAGGTPTVSVAAFSLGTYRELQNAVDRLAARVGASASSVSLRRRSYEEAMEVYAGCSSFSTDAQCHLPGTTPGRSPEGALGRETYAARSDFFDRSVSAAGIRALLAQITSVRGGAGSIAFTALGGAINRVSPTATAFVHRRSRMLAQYIASWRAGTSGTTAQSWLTSAHGAMRPYASGAAYQNYTDPTLKDWRKAYYGDAAPRLTRLKRTYDPNRMFTYPQAL, encoded by the coding sequence ATGGAACGGCGTACGTTCATCGGGGGCGGGGCCGCCGCGGTCGTGGGGATCGCGTCGGCGGTGGCGTGCAGCGGCGGTTCCGGCACCGCCACGGCCACCCCCACCACGGGCCGGGCCACCCCCACCGCGGGCCGGGGCACCTCCGCGACGGGCAGCGGGATCCGCACGACCGCCGCCGCGGCCGCCGCCAACTGGTCGGCGCTCGCCCGCGACCTCGACGGCCCCCTGATCCGCCCCGGCGACGCCTCCTGGCCGACCGCCCACCGGCTCTACAACACCCGCTTCGACGCGCTGAAGCCCGCCGCGGTCGCCTACGTCGCCCACCAGGACGACATCGGCACCACTCTCGCCTACGCCCGCGCCCATGACATCCGCGTGGCGATCCGCAACGGCGGCCACTCCTACGCCGGCTGGTCGTCCGGAAACGGCCGCCTGATCATCGACGTCTCCAAGCTCAACCGCGTACGCGCGAGTGGCGACACCGCCGTCGTGGGCGCCGGCGCCAAGCTGATCGACGTCTACCGTGCCCTCGCCGCCAAGGGCGTCACCATCCCCGCCGGCTCCTGCCCGACGGTCGGCGTCTCCGGCCTGGTGCTCGGCGGCGGCCACGGCGTGGTCTCCCGGGCGTACGGCCTGACCTGTGACAGCCTCACCCGGGCCACCCTGGTCACGGCGAACGGCAAGCGGATCACCGCCGACGCCACCACGCACAAGGACCTCTTCTGGGCCCTGCGCGGCGCGGGCAACGGCAACTTCGGCGTCGTCACGGAACTGCACTTCCGCACCCACCCGGCGCCGCAGGCGGTCTCGGCGTATCTGACCTGGCCGTGGAGCAGGGCGGCCGCGGTCGTGAAGGCGTGGCAGGAGTGGGGCCCGGACCAGCCCGACGAGATCTGGTCGTCCCTGCACCTGGCGAGCGCGGCCGGCGGCACCCCCACCGTCTCGGTCGCCGCCTTCTCCCTCGGCACCTACCGCGAACTCCAGAACGCGGTGGACCGCCTCGCCGCCCGAGTCGGCGCCTCGGCGTCCAGCGTGTCTCTCAGGCGCCGCTCGTACGAGGAGGCGATGGAGGTCTACGCCGGCTGCTCCTCCTTCTCCACCGACGCCCAGTGCCACCTTCCCGGCACGACGCCCGGCCGCTCCCCCGAGGGCGCGCTGGGCCGCGAGACGTACGCCGCCCGCTCCGACTTCTTCGACCGCTCCGTCTCGGCGGCCGGCATCCGCGCGCTGCTCGCCCAGATCACGTCGGTACGGGGCGGCGCGGGCAGCATCGCCTTCACGGCCCTGGGCGGCGCGATCAACCGCGTCTCCCCCACGGCGACGGCCTTCGTCCACCGCCGCTCCCGCATGCTGGCCCAGTACATAGCGTCCTGGCGTGCGGGCACGTCCGGGACGACGGCCCAGTCCTGGCTGACGTCGGCGCACGGCGCGATGCGCCCGTACGCCTCTGGAGCGGCGTACCAGAACTACACGGACCCGACGCTGAAGGACTGGCGGAAGGCGTACTACGGGGACGCGGCCCCGCGCCTGACCCGGCTGAAGCGGACCTACGACCCGAACAGGATGTTCACGTATCCCCAGGCGCTATGA
- a CDS encoding TetR/AcrR family transcriptional regulator, translated as MMRMPETRPYHHGDLRAALLAGAERTLREKGAAALSLRELARETGVSHAAPGRHFKDKQALLDALALAGFERLTRTLDTADDPDLPLEERLTALARAYLGFTIDNPALLELMYARKHDPDVSEQLAAAVERTITPFLRLIADAQQRGEIVEGDPEGITLLAGASLHGIAAFTANGTFPPQAALDGIGEVVHHLLHGLRPR; from the coding sequence ATGATGCGCATGCCCGAGACCCGCCCCTACCACCACGGAGACCTGCGCGCCGCCCTGCTCGCCGGCGCGGAGCGCACCTTGCGGGAGAAGGGCGCCGCCGCACTGTCCCTGCGCGAACTCGCCCGCGAGACCGGCGTCAGCCACGCCGCCCCGGGCCGGCACTTCAAGGACAAGCAGGCCCTGCTCGACGCCCTCGCCCTCGCCGGCTTCGAGCGCCTGACCCGGACCCTGGACACCGCGGACGACCCCGACCTCCCCCTGGAGGAGCGGCTCACCGCGCTCGCGCGCGCCTACCTCGGCTTCACCATCGACAACCCCGCGCTCCTGGAGCTCATGTACGCCCGCAAGCACGACCCGGACGTCTCCGAGCAGCTCGCCGCCGCGGTGGAACGCACGATCACACCCTTCCTCCGGCTGATCGCGGACGCCCAGCAGCGCGGCGAGATCGTCGAGGGCGACCCCGAAGGCATCACGCTCCTCGCGGGCGCCAGCCTGCACGGCATCGCCGCCTTCACCGCCAACGGCACGTTCCCGCCCCAGGCCGCACTCGACGGCATCGGCGAAGTCGTCCACCACCTGCTGCACGGACTGCGCCCTCGCTGA
- the pstS gene encoding phosphate ABC transporter substrate-binding protein PstS produces MKLQRMNRRALTLGALAVSGALALTACGSDDTGNGGDAGATTAATGSIDCGDAKGQLLADGSSAQKNAIDAWVKQFTAACQGVQINYKGSGSGAGITAFNQGQVAFAGSDSALDEEEIAASKEVCQGGQGIDLPMVGGPIAVSYNVPGVDNLVLDAPTLAKIFNSKIKNWNDEAIKKLNPDADLPDLKIQAFHRSDESGTTDNFTKYLIATAKSDWPYEGGKAWQADGGQSASGSSGVAQQVSQVSGAISYMELSYAEGMDVVAIDTGAAEPVKASTEGATKAIADAEVVGQGKDLALEINYGTKAEGAYPVTLVTYEIVCDKGNKAESLPATKAFLNYVASEDGQGLLADAGYAPIPDEIIAKVRTTIEGLS; encoded by the coding sequence GTGAAGCTTCAGCGCATGAACCGGCGGGCCCTCACCCTCGGTGCTCTCGCCGTCTCCGGCGCCCTGGCCCTCACGGCGTGCGGCTCCGACGACACCGGCAACGGTGGCGACGCGGGCGCGACGACCGCCGCGACCGGCTCCATCGACTGCGGTGACGCCAAGGGCCAGCTGCTGGCCGACGGCTCCTCCGCGCAGAAGAACGCTATCGACGCCTGGGTCAAGCAGTTCACCGCTGCCTGCCAGGGTGTCCAGATCAACTACAAGGGCTCCGGCTCCGGCGCCGGCATCACCGCGTTCAACCAGGGCCAGGTCGCCTTCGCCGGCTCGGACTCGGCGCTGGACGAGGAAGAGATCGCCGCGTCCAAGGAGGTCTGCCAGGGCGGTCAGGGCATCGACCTCCCGATGGTCGGCGGCCCGATCGCCGTCAGCTACAACGTCCCGGGTGTCGACAACCTCGTCCTGGACGCTCCGACCCTCGCCAAGATCTTCAACAGCAAGATCAAGAACTGGAACGACGAGGCGATCAAGAAGCTGAACCCCGACGCCGACCTGCCCGACCTGAAGATCCAGGCCTTCCACCGCTCGGACGAGTCCGGCACCACGGACAACTTCACCAAGTACCTGATCGCCACCGCCAAGAGCGACTGGCCCTACGAGGGCGGTAAGGCCTGGCAGGCCGACGGCGGCCAGTCCGCGTCCGGCTCCTCCGGTGTCGCCCAGCAGGTCTCCCAGGTCTCCGGCGCCATCAGCTACATGGAGCTGTCCTACGCCGAGGGCATGGACGTCGTCGCCATCGACACCGGTGCCGCCGAGCCGGTCAAGGCCTCCACCGAAGGTGCCACCAAGGCCATCGCGGACGCCGAGGTCGTCGGCCAGGGCAAGGACCTCGCCCTGGAGATCAACTACGGCACCAAGGCCGAGGGTGCCTACCCGGTCACCCTGGTGACGTACGAGATCGTCTGCGACAAGGGCAACAAGGCCGAGAGCCTGCCCGCCACCAAGGCGTTCCTGAACTACGTCGCCAGCGAGGACGGCCAGGGTCTGCTGGCCGACGCCGGCTACGCGCCGATCCCCGACGAGATCATCGCCAAGGTCCGCACCACCATCGAGGGCCTGAGCTGA
- a CDS encoding DUF397 domain-containing protein, protein MNPRWQKSSYCSEGASCVYVTATLDASQTIHLTESGDPTGAILTATPATFGTLLTTLKEEPHATDPDPGPRIDITFGEDEDDAPVILRETSTPDAVVTTTRRNWDVFVLGVQAGEFDHFAEGSATATG, encoded by the coding sequence ATGAACCCCCGCTGGCAGAAGTCGTCGTACTGCTCGGAGGGCGCGTCCTGCGTCTATGTCACCGCCACCCTGGACGCCTCCCAAACGATCCACCTCACCGAAAGCGGCGACCCAACCGGCGCGATACTCACGGCCACCCCGGCCACCTTCGGAACTCTGCTCACCACCCTCAAAGAGGAACCGCACGCCACCGACCCCGATCCCGGCCCCCGGATCGACATCACCTTCGGCGAGGACGAGGACGATGCTCCAGTCATCCTCCGCGAAACCAGCACCCCGGACGCCGTTGTCACAACCACCCGCCGCAACTGGGACGTCTTCGTACTCGGCGTACAAGCGGGCGAGTTCGACCACTTCGCAGAGGGTTCGGCGACCGCAACCGGGTGA
- a CDS encoding type II toxin-antitoxin system PemK/MazF family toxin, with protein MVKRGDIWQVKGTQGERTVCVVSLDGLDEAFGACLAIVLHPPGAYPDTIMSVHLSAPVEGVAVALNLAQLKTTRFHDGTYLGNIGPDALARVDQALRAVLDL; from the coding sequence GTGGTGAAGAGGGGGGACATCTGGCAGGTCAAGGGCACTCAAGGTGAACGCACGGTCTGTGTGGTCAGTCTCGACGGACTCGATGAGGCCTTCGGCGCCTGCCTGGCCATCGTGCTGCATCCGCCCGGCGCCTATCCGGACACCATCATGTCCGTACACCTGAGCGCTCCCGTGGAAGGCGTCGCCGTGGCTCTCAACCTCGCTCAGCTCAAGACAACGCGCTTCCATGACGGCACCTACCTGGGAAACATCGGTCCAGACGCCCTCGCACGCGTCGACCAGGCCCTCCGAGCAGTTCTCGACCTCTGA